The Podospora pseudopauciseta strain CBS 411.78 chromosome 2 map unlocalized CBS411.78m_2, whole genome shotgun sequence genome has a window encoding:
- a CDS encoding uncharacterized protein (EggNog:ENOG503PPQ7) encodes MPTTQNASYSVGLAMSPPPPSDLGSYARSMHQHTKRQMDSISQASTSPERRSPSQNNDRSSGTNSMPNGVSNQRRNPGDYNYQ; translated from the coding sequence atgcccaccacccaaaacgCCTCTTACTCCGTCGGCCTCGCCAtgtcccccccaccacccagcGACCTCGGCAGCTACGCTCGCTCCATGCACCAACACACCAAGCGCCAGATGGACTCCATCTCCCaggcctccacctcccccgagaGGCGCTCCCCAAGCCAGAACAACGACCGCTCCTCGGGCACAAACAGCATGCCCAACGGCGTATCGAACCAGAGGAGAAACCCAGGCGATTACAACTACCAGTAA
- the cwf16 gene encoding Pre-mRNA-splicing factor cwf16 (COG:S; EggNog:ENOG503NV3K; BUSCO:EOG092655M5), with product MSERKVLSKYYPPDFDPSLVGRTRKPKSAANTPKVQVVRLMAPFSMRCTACGEYMYRGRKFNARKETRPDEKYLSIQIYRFYIRCTRCSAEIVFKTDPKNQDYTVEQGAKRNTDPWKRGLDDGDNGDGEDETDEQRLDRLEREMAEAAGEEEKNAMVELEQKTEDAKREMAVADALDEIRSRNARLEKAKSEGVDLLEGLVSKETEEEKERRRQEEEDAEAARRAFQFARRQEMLEEIVEEPEEEEKGVDGSNGGPSLSLSEGVKPATTAAATTAGTDTTDMPPPSFKRVVKRKKDHAALLGIKKKKVA from the coding sequence atGTCTGAACGCAAAGTCCTCTCCAAATACTACCCCCCCGACTTTGATCCCTCCCTCGTAGGGCGAACCCGCAAGCCCAAATCCGCGGCCAACACTCCCAAGGTCCAAGTCGTGCGCCTTATGGCCCCGTTCAGCATGCGCTGCACCGCCTGCGGGGAGTACATGTATCGCGGCCGCAAATTCAACGCGCGCAAAGAAACCCGACCAGACGAAAAATACTTGTCTATACAGATTTACCGGTTTTACATTCGGTGCACGAGGTGCTCGGCGGAGATTGTGTTCAAGACTGATCCCAAGAATCAGGATTATACTGTTGAGCAGGGGGCCAAGAGGAACACGGATCcgtggaagagggggttggatgatggggacaatggggatggggaagatgagACGGATGAGCAGAGGTTGGATCGGTTGGAACGGGAAatggcggaggcggcgggggaggaggagaagaatgCTATGGTTGAGTTGGAGCAGAAAACGGAGGATgcgaagagggagatggcggtggcggacGCGTTGGATGAGATTAGGAGTCGGAATGCGAGGTTGGAGAAAGCGAAgagtgagggggtggatttgttggaggggttggtgagtaaggagacggaggaggaaaaagagaggaggaggcaggaggaggaggatgctgaggcggcgaggagggcgttTCAGTTTGCGAGGAGGCAggagatgttggaggagattgtggaggagccggaagaggaggagaagggggtggatgggagtAATGGGGGGCCAAGCTTGTCGTTGAGTGAGGGGGTTAAACCTGCGACGACGGCAGCTGCGACGACAGCGGGGACCGATACGACGGATATGCCACCGCCTAGTTTTAAGAGGGTGGTTAAGAGGAAAAAGGATCACGCCGCGCTATTAgggatcaagaagaagaaggtggctTGA
- the MET12 gene encoding methylenetetrahydrofolate reductase 1 (EggNog:ENOG503NVAK; COG:E) → MGEFLPSLELPVEAGKNHAMDKITDKIAALPAETNYCSLEFFPPKTAMGFSNLRDRLDRMARALRPLFVNVTWGAGGSTATKSLELAEICQRELGLTTCLHLTCTNMSRKLIDKTLEDAKALGIRNILALRGDPPRRAEYRDSNEPQTDDDEEEEFHWAVDLVRYIRKTHGDYFCIGVAAYPEGHADESHPLGQSLEHDLPYLVEKVQAGADFLMTQLFFDIAAYDHFEKTLREHPSGAFKDIVIIPGLMPIQSYQMIKRTTKLSHAKIPDALMDRLEAVRGDDERVKEVGVDIVSELVEQIKEIKGRTAEGPKGFHFYTLNLEKAVSFIIERTGLIPPETPEEEELQSAVRHNPLPDIRLLRINGSVPDDGRRKGSIGSDPRDRVIVQGRSTSYPDWEATAQEASIPAEPINSRANTLAISEGEGVLGREATWDDFPNGRWGDARSPAYGQIDGYGVSLHVTVAQALRIWGTPRTTEDINNVFIRHLKGELTTIPWSEEGFSPETDKIRDQLIKLNSKGWWSLASQPAVNGLRSSDPTFGWGPANGFVFQKAFVEFFIPSADWKVLEQKLRHPDLKDDVCFYAINAAGDFVSSDAAGSLEAEGEKEASTNAVTWGVFPGKEIVTPTIIEEVSFRAWSEEAFGIWGEWAKIYGKGSESEKLLEKIRGDSWLVNIIHHDFIDSDAIWKVLLN, encoded by the coding sequence ATGGGTGAATTTCTTCCCAGTTTGGAATTGCCTGTAGAGGCTGGCAAGAACCACGCCATGGACAAAATCACAGACAAGATTGCGGCTTTGCCCGCCGAGACGAACTACTGCTCCCTCGAATTCTTCCCGCCCAAGACGGCCATGGGTTTCTCCAACCTCCGTGACCGGCTCGATCGTATGGCGAGGGCCCTGCGACCACTCTTTGTCAACGTTACCTGGGGCGCCGGCGGTTCTACAGCAACCAAGTCCCTCGAGCTCGCCGAGATCTGCCAGCGGGAGCTGGGCCTGACAACATGTCTGCATCTTACCTGCACCAACATGAGCCGGAAGCTGATAGATAAGACATTGGAGGACGCAAAGGCTTTGGGTATTCGCAATATTCTCGCCCTCAGGGGCGACCCGCCAAGAAGAGCCGAGTACCGTGATAGCAACGAGCCACAGAccgacgatgacgaagaggaagagttcCATTGGGCCGTCGACCTCGTTCGTTATATCCGCAAGACTCACGGCGATTACTTCTGCATTGGTGTTGCCGCCTATCCGGAAGGCCATGCCGATGAAAGCCATCCCCTCGGTCAGAGCCTGGAGCATGACCTTCCTTATCTCGTCGAGAAGGTGCAGGCCGGAGCCGATTTTCTCATGACACAGTTGTTTTTCGACATTGCAGCGTACGATCATTTCGAGAAGACTCTTCGGGAGCATCCAAGCGGTGCATTCAAGGATATCGTGATTATCCCTGGTCTTATGCCTATCCAGAGTTATCAAATGATCAAAAGGACGACAAAGCTCAGCCACGCCAAGATACCCGATGCACTCATGGACCGTCTGGAGGCCGTCAGGGGTGACGATGAAAGAGTcaaggaggtgggggtggatATTGTCAGCGAACTGGTGGAGCagatcaaggagatcaagggCAGGACGGCCGAGGGTCCCAAGGGCTTTCACTTTTACACGCTCAACCTGGAAAAGGCCGTATCGTTCATTATCGAAAGAACAGGGTTGATCCCTCCCGAAACtccagaggaggaagagcttCAGTCCGCTGTGAGACATAACCCTCTACCGGACATTCGACTTCTTCGCATCAACGGATCCGTCCCCGATGATGGAAGACGAAAGGGCTCGATTGGCTCTGATCCCAGGGATCGGGTTATTGTCCAGGGTCGATCCACATCCTATCCCGACTGGGAAGCGACAGCACAGGAGGCTAGCATTCCGGCAGAACCCATCAATTCCCGCGCTAACACACTGGCTATTTCAGAGGGCGAAGGCGTACTAGGCCGTGAAGCCACGTGGGATGACTTCCCCAACGGCAGATGGGGCGATGCTCGGTCTCCCGCCTACGGTCAAATCGACGGCTACGGTGTAAGCCTGCACGTTACGGTGGCCCAGGCGCTTCGGATCTGGGGCACTCCAAGGACCACCGAGGACATCAACAACGTCTTTATCCGCCACCTCAAGGGCGAGCTCACAACCATTCCGTGGAGCGAAGAAGGATTCAGCCCGGAAACCGACAAGATTCGCGACCAGCTCATCAAGCTCAACTCCAAGGGCTGGTGGTCGTTGGCCTCGCAGCCGGCGGTTAACGGCCTTCGGTCCAGTGATCCCACCTTTGGATGGGGACCGGCAAACGGGTTCGTCTTTCAAAAGGCGTTTGTCGAGTTCTTCATTCCGTCGGCGGACTGGAAGGTGCTCGAACAAAAACTTAGGCACCCAGACTTGAAGGACGATGTATGTTTCTATGCCATCAACGCCGCCGGTGACTTTGTCAGCTCGGATGCCGCTGGCTCGTTGGAggcagagggggagaaggaggccagCACCAATGCCGTGACGTGGGGTGTTTTCCCCGGCAAGGAGATTGTCACGCCCACAATTATTGAAGAAGTCAGTTTCCGGGCCTGGAGCGAGGAGGCGTTTGGGATCTGGGGAGAATGGGCCAAGATTTATGGGAAAGGGTCGGAGAGTGAAAAGCTGCTTGAAAAGATTAGGGGTGATTCATGGTTGGTAAACATTATTCACCATGACTTCATCGATAGCGATGCCATTTGGAAGGTGCTGCTGAACTAG
- a CDS encoding uncharacterized protein (EggNog:ENOG503NWZJ; COG:J), translated as MENIWSRRPGSSKLSLSTSGSGQGDSPSGRNNSFRRIGGDSSSLQKTNPFSSITTPGGGLASPTGGASNAFGLGSGAFASFGSAKTPKATGNPFESSLGAAVKTPGAEKSAKEGGLAGKSVGRVASNASLLDSARTSRASVHRLRDSWVFWFRPPISKANGFIEYENTLHPIASVDTAENFFGVYGHLKRPSTLPLVSDYHLFKKGIRPIWEDQENKAGGKWVVRLKKGVADRYWEDLLFAIIGDQFGEASEEVCGIVVSIRNGEDILSIWTRSSGQRVLKLRETMRRVLSMPNDTKIEFKSHDTSIQQRTAIEESRREKAANNHHGDKRNNKQQHYQQQLQQSNDEQQKNL; from the exons ATGGAGAACATATGGAGTCGCCGCCCCGG TTCGAGCAAGCTCTCCCTCTCTACTTCCGGCTCCGGTCAGGGCGACAGCCCCTCTGGACGCAACAACTCTTTCAGGCGAATCGGCGGTGATAGCTCTTCGCTCCAGaaaaccaaccccttcaGTTCCATAACCACGCCAGGAGGCGGCTTGGCGTCACCTACAGGCGGCGCATCGAATGCCTTCGGCCTAGGATCTGGCGCCTTTGCCTCTTTTGGCTCGGCGAAGACCCCTAAGGCGACTGGAAATCCTTTCGAGTCGTCTTTGGGCGCTGCTGTCAAGACACCCGGTGCGGAGAAATCTGCAAAGGAGGGTGGCTTGGCTGGCAAGTCTGTCGGCCGGGTGGCATCCAACGCCTCCCTGCTTGACTCTGCCAGGACGTCAAGAGCGTCAGTCCACCGGCTGCGTGACAGCTGGGTGTTCTGGTTTCGCCCGCCCATCTCCAAGGCGAACGGGTTTATCGAGTATGAGAACACTCTGCACCCAATCGCCTCGGTTGATACAGCCGAGAACTTCTTCGGCGTGTACGGGCACTTGAAGCGGCCGTCAACGCTGCCGCTGGTATCGGACTACCACCTCTTCAAGAAGGGAATCCGGCCAATATGGGAGGACCAGGAGAACAAAGCGGGTGGCAAGTGGGTGGTGCGCCTCAAGAAGGGCGTTGCGGACCGCTATTGGGAGGACCTGCTGTTTGCCATTATTGGCGACCAGTTCGGCGAGGCCAGTGAGGAGGTTTGCGGTATTGTGGTGAGCATCCGTAACGGGGAGGACATCCTCAGCATCTGGACTCGTTCGAGTGGACAGCGGGTCCTGAAGCTCCG CGAAACTATGCGCCGAGTCCTGTCGATGCCAAATGACACCAAAATCGAGTTCAAGAGCCACGACACCAGCATCCAGCAGCGCACTGCTATTGAAGAGTCCCGGCGGGAGAAGGCGGCGAACAATCACCACGGTGACAAGCGCAACAACAAGCAGCAACATtatcagcagcagctgcagcAGTCGAATGACGAACAGCAGAAGAACTTATAA
- the ubp10 gene encoding Ubiquitin carboxyl-terminal hydrolase 10 (EggNog:ENOG503NXX3; COG:Z; MEROPS:MER0064621; BUSCO:EOG09262QL6): protein MSKRQASEALEELVGSPASKKSRFDDYTKSLTPSANGDDNHTNGLQRIEDEEEGDDFDDEVEEKAPIRQAAPTAGYDDLYLDTIDRNVLDFDFEKLCSISLSNINVYACLVCGKYFQGRGPKSHAYFHALDEDHHVYINMSTQKVYVLPEGYEVMSKSLDDIKYVSDPRYTRQEVAEFDRKPRTSRTLLGKEYTPGFVGMNNIKENDYLNVIVQSLSHVSPLRNYFLLEDLSKRDELVKRTSILFRKIWNPRAFKSHVSPHELLQEISLRSNKRFTLTAQSDPVEFLSWYLNNLHLGLGGSKTKPHSSPIQHIFQGKLKVESQAITAKADASDRLRFEESTQVQTDISRFLLLTLDLPPAPLFQDEQEANIIPQVPLSLLLAKYNGVKAQELNAQRKRYRLMHPLPPFLVFHVKRFSKNKFVSERNPTIVTFDARNLDVGPYVEPDPSHCQPGEPIWYDLVANVVHEAVRQKEDVADSAVGEEKKTWKVQLRDKSREGEWVVAQDLFVEKIREELLYLGETYLQVWERRDRPRVQGGSNGKGKGRMA, encoded by the coding sequence ATGTCGAAGCGTCAGGCGTCAGAAGCTCTCGAGGAGCTAGTAGGCTCACCAGCCTCCAAGAAGTCCAGATTCGACGACTACACCAAGAGCCTAACCCCCAGCGCAAACGGAGATGATAACCACACGAACGGACTGCAACGGAtagaagacgaggaggagggcgatgatTTTGACGATGAAGTGGAGGAAAAGGCGCCCATCAGACAAGCTGCACCGACAGCAGGCTACGACGACTTGTACCTCGACACCATCGATCGCAACGTCCTCGACTTTGATTTCGAAAAGCTGTGTTCCATCAGCTTGTCTAATATCAACGTATACGCATGCTTAGTATGCGGGAAATACTTCCAAGGCCGTGGCCCAAAGTCACACGCCTATTTCCACGCGCTCGACGAGGACCACCACGTCTACATCAACATGAGCACCCAAAAGGTGTACGTGTTACCCGAAGGATACGAAGTCATGAGCAAGTCCCTCGACGACATCAAATACGTCTCCGATCCACGCTACACCCGACAAGAAGTCGCCGAGTTCGATCGCAAACCTCGCACCTCCCGAACCCTCCTCGGGAAAGAATACACCCCCGGTTTCGTAGGAATGAACAACATCAAAGAAAACGACTACCTCAACGTCATAGTccaatccctctcccacGTCTCCCCGCTACGGAATTATTTCCTTCTAGAAGACCTCTCCAAGCGCGACGAGCTCGTCAAACGGACCTCAATTCTCTTCCGCAAAATCTGGAACCCTCGCGCCTTCAAATCCCACGTCTCCCCCCACGAGCTCCTTCAAGAAATCTCCCTCCGCTCCAACAAGCGCTTCACCCTCACGGCCCAATCCGACCCGGTAGAATTCCTATCATGGtatctcaacaacctccacctcggcctaGGCGGCTCAAAGACAAAACCTCattcctcccccatccaGCACATCTTTCAGGGAAAGCTAAAAGTAGAATCCCaagccatcaccgccaaagCCGACGCGAGTGACAGGTTACGGTTTGAAGAGTCTACCCAAGTCCAAACGGACATCTCTCGGTTCTTACTCCTCACCTTGGACCTCCCTCCCGCGCCTTTGTTTCAGGACGAACAAGAAGCCAACATTATTCCTCAAGTCCCACTGTCTTTACTCCTGGCGAAATACAACGGCGTGAAAGCCCAGGAACTCAACGCCCAGCGGAAGCGATACAGACTAAtgcaccccctcccgccgtTCCTCGTTTTTCACGTGAAGCGCTTTTCCAAAAACAAGTTTGTCTCTGAGCGCAACCCGACGATTGTGACGTTTGACGCGAGGAATTTGGATGTCGGGCCGTATGTTGAGCCTGATCCTAGTCACTGCCAGCCGGGGGAGCCGATATGGTATGATTTGGTCGCGAATGTGGTGCACGAGGCGGTGAGGCagaaggaggatgtggcGGATAGcgcggtgggggaggaaaaaAAGACGTGGAAGGTACAGCTGAGGGACAAGAgccgggagggggagtgggtggtggcgCAGGATTTGTTTGTGGAGAAGATTAGGGAGGAGCTGCTTTATCTGGGGGAGACGTATTTGCaggtttgggagaggagggatagGCCTAGGGTGCAGGGGGGGAGtaatgggaaggggaaggggaggatggcgtgA